The Cucurbita pepo subsp. pepo cultivar mu-cu-16 chromosome LG05, ASM280686v2, whole genome shotgun sequence nucleotide sequence ATTTAAAGCTAAGAAGTGGCATGTTTACTCAAATCTGTCCACTACTACAAGTATCATGTCATGGCGATTGGCCGGTGGTTAACCCTCAATTAAGTCTATCGAAGTATCCTCCAGCCCTTGATTAGGTCTTGGTAAGTGTTGGAGAAGTCATGCCAGATAAAGTGAGAGACTTGATACGTTGGCACACTTGACACCCCTtcacatattttttatattcccCTTCATGCCCAACCAGTACACTTTGCCATTAGCCATTTACAGGTCGTTTGGAACTTGAAATAATCTCCTATATGGAGTCATGAAATGAATACAACTCAATTGGTAAAAATTCAGTGGTTGAGGATTGAACCAAATGATTCTTATAAAGCATATTTCCATGGTGTATTGAGAATTTAGGGTGACTGGTGGGGTCTTTTCCCGAATCTTCCTTgaatttgtttcaaaacttCAGCTCATTAACTTCTTTCCTAACCACTTCAATACCATGTATAGCAGATGTTGTCAACATGGCCAAGGCCAAGTCCAATGTGGGTGACGTTCAACATGGAGCATTGACGACCTTATTTTCTAACTCAAGTCGATACTGATTTTCAAAGCCATACCCCTACAACTGTTTAAGCGTTTGTTGGTATGTGAGCACTACAAATCCTTGACCCAATAAGTAAAAGGATGTCATTTTTTGTACTGCTAGGACAATGGCCATCAATTCCCTCTCATAAATTGATTTAGTTTGGGCCTGAGCTAATAATGCGTGATTGAAAAAAGTGATGGGTTGTTGATTTTGAGATAAGATTTCCCTTAGTAGGCACCCAATGCCCCAAGTACTCCTTACGATCCCTTGTGAATTGACATTTCTCAAGGTTAGTGGCCAATGAATTCTCTCGCAAAATATTCAACACAACAACCAAGTGTTCCATTTGAGTATCCAAATTTGGAATGTAAGTCAGATTATCTTGATGGATTACAAGAATAAACTTGCGTAAGAAAGGTTGAAATACTAGGTTCATAAGTGCTTGGAAGGTTGATGGAGCATTGGTGAGGTCAAATGATGTGATTAGGGATTCATAATGGCCTTCATGTGTTTGACATGCCATTTTGGAAATATCATCTTCAAACATCCTTATTTGGTGATAGTTCAAGCGTAAATCCAACTTGAATATGCCTAAGATCCATGTAGTTCATCCAACAATTCTTCCATCCCAAGTATGGGAAACTTATCTAGCATGATAACATTGTTAAACACATGATAATTGACTCAAAAGTGCCAACTcccatcctttttctttaccaACAACACCAAGCTAAAATAGGGATTGACACTTGGTCAAATGATGCTTGCCCTCAACATCTCGTTATTCAACCTCTTGATCTCTTCTTTCTGAACAAAATGGTATCGGTAAGGCCTCATGTTAATGGGCTCTTGTCCCTTTTTTCAGTTTGGTTTTATGATCTAGTTCCCATGGGGGAGGTAGATATGCAGGTTCTAGGAACACTTCTTTGTATTCGTCTATCATCCTATGGATTGATCAAGGTGGGGATGAGGTTGGGGCTGACTCCACTATCTCGAGCCTTTGCATTTGGGCAATGAGGGCTCAAAGTCCCacaagaaactcctgatctTGCCTTTCTCATAACCAATGTAGACGCTTCAATGAGACTTTTGCTTTGTTAGAGAGGGATTACCACCTTTTTATCATTGTTACCCATGGTACAAGAGAGCTTTCTAGTCGACCTTGGTCACTCCTAGAGTTCATAACCATTGCATGCCCAAAATAATTTCTAGTCGACCTTAGTCACCCCCCAGAGTTCGTAATCATTGCATGCCCAAAATAATATCGATGCTATCCAATTCAAGGTAGGAAAGTTCTCGGTTATGCCTTTTACTTCGATTGTACTAGGTGTGGAGCATCATGGTGTTCTGCGAAAGCTCGATTAATTGCTCCTTGTCTTTGTCAAATTATCcacctttttctctttcttcaatcTTAACTTCTTCGGGCTTACAACTAAGTCTTAATTTGTAACTTTTACATTTGTGCCCCACGAAGAATTTCTCATCACATCAGTaacacaatccactctcttttgGGACTGTAGTACAGTGTTTGTCAACCCCATGTAACATAATTTCATACGTTGGGTAGGTTGTGGGTTTGCCCAGGTAATTGTGTGGATAGGATTTGCTTCTATTGCTTTCATAGGTACCTTAAACATGTTTGACAATTTGCTCGAAACAATTCATTGCATTGATCAAATCAATATCAATAAACCGATTTCGTGAATGATTCAACTCTTAATCTTTTTTCCTACTTCTAAAAATCACTTCAAGAAGAATCTACTTCAACCGATATGCCCTTGACACGATCATATCTTAAGATATTCGAACAATTGCTTCAAATACAATATCAGGAAGTATCATTTTGGGAACCTTGTTATCCACGGGCTTATTAGCTAAATGGTAGTTGACACAGACAATACGATTGGTTGCTTCTCTCGGATTTTTCAACGTGTTCCATGGGTTTCAATAATTTACTTGGGTCAGACCCTGACCCAAATTTGGCAAGCTTGGCCATATTTTTGTCCTCTGTTCTTTGAGCTGCTTTCATCATTTCTTCAAGTCCTAGgggtaggggtgtacatggtccgggttgggttgggttgaggggTTTTTTAGACCTAACCTagaagttcgggttggttggattggtaatccaactcaacccaaaatttttcacaacccaacccaacccaaaatttttcacaacccaacccaaccctctatttccGGGTTGGGTTCGCTGTTCTTTAAGATGTTTCCAATAGGCCTTCTTTTCATTGATGTCTATTGTTCTGTGGACTTCTTTCTCTCAACTTTCTCAGTATTACCATGCACTGAAGTTTTATACTATTTAAAGTTGACATAGTCCTTATTGTTTTACAGACAGACTGGGAGGGTGGTTTCTTTCCCCTTACACTCAACTTCAGTGAAGACTACCCAAGTAAGCCACCAAAGTGTAGATTTCCTCAGGGTTTCTTCCATCCTAACGTGTACCCATCAGGAACAGTCTGCTTGTCAATTCTCAATGAAGATAGTGTGAGTAGTAAATGGAAACTTATGGCTGTATGTTTATCAAGACATCAACTGACCTGTCCCTGAATTTTCTCCGTTCATGTGTAGGGGTGGAGACCAGCCATAACAGTTAAACAAATTCTTGTGGGAATCCAGGATTTGCTGGATCAACCAAATCCTGCTGATCCCGCCCAGACAGAAGGGTATCATCTCTTCATCCAGGTACGTCAACCACTAGAtgcatttttttccttttgaatgtAAATCTGATCACGTGTGCTCTATAATTTTCCTCAATACGGAAGTGGAAGCTCAATCCTTGCTTGTGATGGTTGGCCAAGTGTAATCTGTAGTGGTATTGAACA carries:
- the LOC111795750 gene encoding SUMO-conjugating enzyme SCE1-like; amino-acid sequence: MSGGIARGRLTEERKSWRKNHPHGFVAKPETLPDGTVNLMVWHCIIPGKVGTDWEGGFFPLTLNFSEDYPSKPPKCRFPQGFFHPNVYPSGTVCLSILNEDSGWRPAITVKQILVGIQDLLDQPNPADPAQTEGYHLFIQDAVEYKKRVRQQAKQYPPLV